The genomic segment tataaagtttaaagtCTGTGCTGTCCAACCAAGTTGAAATGGACACTCGGCATGCTGCCATTTTGGTTGCAGTAGCCTATTGAATGCGTCACGTCAGCGAGCGGACATCGACCTTAGAGGGCTAAGCTGAGCCTTTAAGTAAATCATgcaaaaatctgagaaaacagagaatttatctttttaaatacaaCTTATTGGAGATGAATAACTTTCTGTTTGGGTTTAGATCTGAGCCACGTTCTGccattcaataaaaaatataaataaatctggtACCAAGTTAGTGTTGACTTACAGCTCCCCAAATCCGGCTCTTCCTTCTCCCAGTTTCCCTCAGCCTCTCTCTGACTGCTCCACATACACTGGCTTGGCTGGCCGGATGCTCTGGGTAAACTGGATTAATggggagaagagaaaaaaaaagaaaaggttataTCAGTTTTCCCAAGTGTGGGAATATTCTAATAAACGGATTAGTGAACaaggcagaggaaaaaaaaaaaacgaaccTCTCCTTCTTTACCTTGTGCTTCGGACACCTCAGCGAGAAGTTATCTTCATTCAGAGAACAGTCTGAGTAAAAGACAAAGGGATGCCAAAAatgaatggggaaaaaaaaaaaccaatagTGCCAAAGGAAACAACAGACTAGCTGTATTTCATGCACCTCCTCACCTGCTTCAATAGCACACAGGTAGTGGTAGCGGAGAGTGCAGCCTTTACTGTAGCAGCCCAGCGTCGAGCCAACCATCTCGCAGAACGAGCAGCTCTGGTGAATAAACGATAATGTCAAAACTGGCAAGTGACCAACAGCTTTTAACAAAGCTCAGACTAGATATAAAATTAGGGTTGCTATAAATATGCTTTGTTACTTTTCCAGCCTGAAGTTCTGACATTTGCCGTTGGTTCTAAATAGGGGCGCACCGATTGCCGTTTTATGGCCGATCACAATctttaaaacatctgatttgccgataccatttttttttgttgttattgttgtttgaaaagttgctaaatgtagTGGCACATTCGCTACATTGGGAACAGAGGAGTGACTATTGTTAGCCATGTCTGGTATTCACACCAGAAAATACAGCTTCTTTAAACTACTGTTTGCAAattgattcttttatttatttattttttgcttgtttttgttaacacacactttaaaaataataaaataattttatatatatatatatatatatatatatatatatatatatatatatatatatatatatatatatatatatatacacatatatataaactgtatcactgatttgtttatttggaatttaaatgtaattaaaaatatatatattttaaattacctAGGGGccaaaaatgtagtaaaaaaaaaaaaaaaagaaatacaatattGACCCCATCTTCAAAAGCAAAACGATTGACTTGGACATAAACCTACCTttcaagaggaaaaacagagaaaaagataCAATTTAGCTACAAGTTTGACTAAAatattattgcatattttatattttcgtTTTATCCTTTATCTACCTATGATGATGTGATTGTTATGAAGCATTTTGCTCACTTGAGACTGTTGCAAGCAAACTTTGACTCGACTtgtgaaatacagtaaaaagGACAAATACAGCTGATACTCACAGTTTCTCTGGCTCCATCTAGTGCCTCCTGCAGGCCGTACAGTCTCCCATTGACGAGGTACACTCCACTTGTCCACACTATACATCCTTCATGCACCCACAGCTCCTCTGGGTCCATGGGCATCTGTGGCAGCTGTGCGAGTTGTGCCAAGGGCCCCAGGGAGTCCAAGGCAGGCGGAGGGGGCTGAAAAGGCAGGGAAGCCTTACTGTTGGATGGAACCATCCGAGGGGAGTCCTCGCTGGATTTGTGTCGCCTTTTAAAGCGGGGATGTGAGGTCAGCTTTCTGTGCTGAGGTCGCTGCTGAGTGTCGTCTGTcagctgctgcggctgctgcttCTGtgcctgttgctgctgctggtcgTCTTCCAGGTCCGGCTCTCTTTTAAGCTCAGGGATAGGTCGCAGATCGGGGTTTTTCTCCCAGATTAAAGGCGTTTTGTTGCTGAGCTTTCCGGGCATatacatcatcatcatcatctcttCTGTTGGGGCTGTGAAGGCAGTTCTCTCTGCTGGGTTTGAGCAGAAATTGTCGTTCTCAGATGAGGGTCTGTTGAACTGAGCGAACTGTGTTGGTGTGACCTGAGGTGTACTCAAAGCGTTCGTGTCTAAATTTGGTCCGGTTTTGTTTGGGCCTGTAGCGGGCTGACACTGTCTGATCTGGGGCTGGTTCTTGGGGAGCTTTGCGGCGTATTCAGCCGGATAGTATGGCCCGTAGAGATCTCCAAGATGTTTGTAGTTTGCCCATTTCTGGCACAGACAGCATAGCAGGCGCCCGGAGTGATTGGTTTCTGTGATCACAGACCCTGTAACGACATAGCCAGATGAAGGAAGTGCTTTGCCCGACTGAAGTGTGGTTTCCACCTCATCCGTCTCCCTCTTCTCCAACTCTCTGTCTCTCCGAGATAACTGGGAGGAAAGCGCTGAGGTCAGGAGCGAATCAATTCCAACACCTCCTGCTTTTCCTCCTGCTGCACTGCGCTCTCCTTTCATTTTGTCGTCCTCGGCGTTAACAATAGTGCACACAGCTCCGATCTCaggtatttttttctccacGTGGATGTGAGGAATAAACAGGCCTTTTCTATTTGGATCTGGGCAACCTCTGTTTGTGCTAAAACTCCCCATTGCCCCCAAAGGTGCATCTGGCTCATCTTTAGATATGGGTGGCGCCGCAGGTACCGGtgctcttctcctcctcctctgccgcCCCCTCGCCTCCAGTGCCTCGCCGTCGACTTTCACACCTCTGCGTCTGCATCGCACCTGTTTTGCCTCAGTTTCTGGCTGCGTGTCCTCACTCTCGACGTCAGCTTTCACCACTTGGGTCAGAACAGAGGGGGCTGTTGGgggagtgtttgtgttttctgacagaGTGGGTATGGTAGGGGTTGATGTGCTGCTGGGAGTTTGTGTTGCTGGTGGGGTGGAGGCAGGCGCTGGGGTTGGAGGGGGTGGAGTGGTTGGAACTGGAGGAACACTTAGAGCTGTGCTCTGTGGTTGGATTTGAGCCTGGGCCTGCACCGGGACTTGGGTTTGAGCCCGTTTTTGCTTATTCACGCTTCCAACGGGCCTGCCCTTCTTCTTGCCAGATGGGAAATAGCCCTTGGGCACAACATTCTCCAACGGCTTTGAGTCTGTCGGCGACAGACTGGACCTTCCAGAGGACATCTGATGTTGTCTGTTCAGCATGTGGCCTTGGTGGGGCGGGGTGGTCCCGTAGTAGTCGCTGCCAGGGTAATCCTCAAATCCCATGCCAGATTCTTGGAGTTTCTGTCGAAGGAGGTTAGCAGCAGACTGCTCTCCCCTTCGAGTCTCAAGCTGCTGGTATGTGTTTGTAAAATGCTGAATGTCCGAAAGGGCGGATGAAGACGGAGGTGGAGAACCCTGGACCGGGCGGGGAAGAGGTGGGGGAGGAGGTAATGGGCCGAGCAAAGCAAAGTCTTCCTTATCACCTGATGCAGATGCCACGGTGGCCCCTAAACCAAAGTCAAAGTCTTGCTGCTTGACTTGAGACGATTGATGGGATTCACATGGGAAGGAGGATGTGGGTAAAGGCCCGGTTTCATCAACTCCTCTAAATGGAATCATGTTGTTTAATGAGTGACTTTCATCCATGTAACTATCCTCCCCTCCTGCAACCCTGGGGAAATTTGCCAAGTCTTGATCCTGTGACTCATTAAATACTGGGATGTCTGAGTGCAAGAAACCAGGGTAATGATTTGACTCATCATCGGTAGGTGCTGCTGGCTTTTTAATATTTGGGGTAATTTTCTGCACTATTGCCTCCAGTTTCAAGCCCCGTCCTTTTCTGGCAGCCAAAACCTTGGTGTTACCACCTGAAGGAGACAGCGGTTGTAGGAAGCTGTTCTCACCTGGCTGTGGGGAGGAGAGCCGCGGACATGGCACCTCTGTGGTGGATGAATCATCGTCGTTGTGATGGCTGGGCTCAGACTGAGCTCCAGGGGAGTGATGAGAGTTTGTAGTGGCTCTCTGCTGAGGTGCGTCCTGGAGCAGTCTTTTTGCAGGAATGGGAGATATGAAAGAGCGAACCCTTCTTCTTAAAATCAGGGGATTTGTGTCTCCGGAACCTCCGGTTTTTGTTGGACGCTGTGGCTGAGCGGTGTTTGTGTCTGAAGGAGGCTTAGAGGAGATGGATGGGGGAGGTGGACAGGTGTGTCTGGCCTCCTCTGTAGCTCCTCTGGATACTTCGGATTTGACAGCATTGTGGCTGTGAGTCAGTTGTGTCGGAACGTGACTGTGTGAAGCTAGAGGAGGAGGgccaggaagaggaggaggaggaggttggGCTCTATAGTAGGTGTCTCCCTCCATCATCCGAGCGCCCTCTCTCCTAGGATGTGTAGACTCCCATATTTTCATATCATAGTAAGGATTTTGATGATGCACTGACTGAGTTTTGCTTGTGTGTTCAACTTGGATGTCAGTCGGTGGGATTAATCGCTGTCTCTGCTCTGACTGGTTAACCTTGTGTCTCCCAGGAGAAGATCCATGCTGCATCATCATCATATCCTTCGGAGGCCTGTTTATGGCTTTTACCCACTCACTCATGTCGTGAGGAGGGTGTGGGGGGCCACGTGCGTGCGGATACATTTGAAGTTTACTGGTGGATTGAGACTGAGGAGGTAAGTGGTGAAAAGGATGGTGAGAGGAAAACTGCAGATTACTCCGTGACATCACGTTGTCTTCTCTTGAGTCTCCATATTGGTACGGAAATGTAGCACTGCTGCCGGACGAAAGATCGACTCCATGAAGATATGAGTGATGCCTTGTTGGTGAGGTCAAAGCAGTCATGCTCACAGGGTGTGAGGGCATGGGGGTTATATCGACAGTGCCACGCCTGTAGGGGTCAGCACTTACCCCACTTGACAAATGAGGAGGTTTAGAATGATACTCCGCCTCAGATTGACTGCCATTATTCTCATTTTGTGAATTTCCAGACTCTTTGTGCACCATTTccattttcacttgtttttctaTAACATCCTTTTTACTGAGATCACTTGGTGCAGCTGGAGAAGAAAATGGTTGTTGGATTACAGAGGCTGCACTCTGACTTTTCTCCCGTTCCTTTTGTTTCCCCCCCTCCCTTTCTCGCTCTGGTGTGCTACGTCGGTTCGGCGACACGTCGCAGATGACGGATCGCCGTTCCGACGGGGCTAATGTGGATCCTGATTTCTGGGGCTCGGTTTGAGACGTGAGAGTTAACGGTTCTGGCTCTTGCAAAAGGAGCTCTTGTACATTAGATAATGTTTTTCTCTGCGGCATAGAGTAGTCAGATAAGTTGATGTGTTTAGCTGGGGGCTGCTGGGAATCTACAGTCTGTACTAAATGGCTCTGGGACACACCCATGTCAggtttttcagcattttgaagAATCTTAGCATTAGAGACCTCTGACTTTACTAAGGACTGAGTATCTGTGGCAAAATCCGGATCACTTCCATGTTTCTGATTTGTGGTCTTTACAATTTGAGCCGAGTAAGACAAACCCTCAGGGATGTCAAGTGGATGTCTAGATGGAAACTGTTGTGGGGCTTGATGACGTGCAGGGAACGTCTGCTCCGGTCTACCATAGCGTTTGTCTAAATTGTAACCCTGAAGAACTTCTTGCAGGAGACTGGGGAATTGCTGCATCTGTGAGTTCTCATCCTGAGCTTTAGACCCCGCCCCATGACCTCTCTTCACTAGCATCTCGACCCCGGAACTGGACCCATCTTTTGGATGCACATGACTGTAACCGACCTGCGAGAGCTGGTACCCAAATAATCTGGGGTTTGTTTCCATTACAGAGCCTGTGCCGGCCCTCACTCTGTTTTTCATAGACAAATCTGAGCCATATGTGGATTCTGGGTAGCTGTATTTATGCGAAGCAGTCTGGGGAGGATTCGGAGACCTACCACTGTTTGACTTTTGATGATGGGACGAATACAGACTAAGATCTACACCTTCGTCCCCATTATGACTGGTTGCTTCTTTTGAATAAGAGAGTGGCATTCTCTCTTCCACACAGTTGTCTTGGGGATGCTTACTTTTGTCAGTGTGACTTGAAACAATCACACCAACGCTACTGATGTTTTGCTGTTCCTCTAAGgcctgcttttcttcttcctttttactTTGCGACTTGGACTCTGAGTGCaacatgcttttcttttcctggcCATTTTTTGCACTCACTCCTCCATCTTGTTGCATTTGGCTGCTGACCTTCTGTATTTTCTCAGCTGTTGCTTcactttcctttttaatttccCCACCTCTATGGTCATTATATGCCAAACCAGTTTCTGGGACACAATTCTGTGTTGTGGCAGGAGGAATAttggaagaggaggagggggatgAGGAAACTGGTGGTGCTGAATGTACAGTTAGACTACCTTCAGAGGATGGAGATGCTGCTGATGAAGGAAtgttagtttcttttgttttagtttctgctgcttcttttgACTGTGATTCGGGGACGAGTATTTTAACATTACATGCCTGTCCAGGTTGCGTTTGGGTTGGATTATAGCTCATAACTTCAGACCCAGTGCTCGCACCACTCACCTGCCTTGCTCTCCCCCGATCCCCCTCGGCCAGCTGCTCCTCTGGCTCCACTTTGGTCCCAGACGGCACTCCAACAGGCAGCAGAGTTGAGTCTTCCTCTGCCCCGTCACCAGCTCTGGCGTCTTTGACTGTGCTGCCGCTCGAGGCTGCACTTAAATTCCGGCTCCTGGGTTGCGATGGGGGCACGCAGTGCGCCGCGTGTGGCGCTTGCCCGCCGTCTCTCTTCTTGTGCGAGAACACCGTGTCAGTGAGGAGCATGTGCTGAACTGTGTTCGGTAAATTGGCTACTTGGGAGCTCAAGGCATTGAGACTGTTcaggccggcatcctgcattcTGTCAAGAGAGGAAGTGGAATAAACAGAGGAGCCTTCCTCTCGGGATCCCTGGCTCATTTTATTTCGACCCACTGGAGGTAGGCTGCTCCCCCCAACTGCGCTCAGGCTGTGAGCTTTGTGGCTGCCGCTGCTGCCGCAACTACTGACGCTGCTATTCGAGTTGGGCGTGGGACTCAACTGAGGTGCGGTCTGCAGTAGCCGACTGTGGCCATGGCCGCTACGGGTGCTCGACATGGGAGGGCCGTGATTTGAGGCGTTCCCAAGTGCCTCAGAGACCCCCATTAGAGGGGAAGGAGAAGAGCTACAGCTGGGGGAATGAACTGCAGAGGCAGCAGGGGAGGGGTTTGATATCGGGCTAaagttttggttcatttgagtTTGCTGCGCATTAGAATGCATAGGGGATTTGGCTATTTCTTGGGAGGATGGCTGAGCTATACTTGGGTTGGAGGTTTGATGATGTTTTGCAAAAATGCCGCCTGCAGACGGACCCTGGTGAGGCATTTTCAGAGAACCGTCAAAACCAACCCCTAAACTGTGCTGCGAGTTTCTGTGCTGTAGTGTGGCTTGCTTGTGAAGTGAATGAGACTGTGGGAGATATCCGGAATAATTTGAAGCTGGATAGCTCTGCTGAACATTCTCCACAGGCCCCACATTATTAGCAGTGCCTGTATTGGAGACTGAATTGGAACTAGTGTTGACACTTGGGGAACTGTTGACTTTAGGATCAAAGCTGCTGTTTGCAGCTCCATCCAGATATCTCTGCAGAGGTGGGCTGTACATTCCAGATGACCCTGTGGATGCTCCCCCCTGTGGAGAGTAATGGTACTGTGGGGTCATCCTGTGCCCGGAGTGTGGGTAGCTTCTTTGCTGCTGTGCCTGGTGGACAGGAGGAAAGCTCTGCCCATGTTGGCGCTGTTGCATTTGAGAGCCTGGAACTGACTGCATCACAGGGTTCTGATTCATATTGTACTGATGGGAAGGAGAGAAGGCTCCAGCAGCGCCCCCTGAACTGGCGCTAGAGCCATAATCCACTGGGTATGGCGACATCAGGCCAGACGATGTAACAGAACTGGATCCAGGATGTCGATACTGGTGAGGTATATGTCCATCGATACCGGGATACCCAAAACTTCCCCCATAGCCCATCCCTCCCCTCCTATGTCTGTCTTTTCCACccattgaaaaataaaactccataGCCTCCTTCCTGTAGGGGTTGTTATTGTTGCCGGCGTGGACGTTACCCTGTGTTGGTGGAGGCTCCAAAGCTCCTCTGTTCCTCACGCCGTACGCAAGCATGTGGCTGGCTTGGCTCGGGTGGTGGTGGCCTCTGTGaatgctctgctgctgcatccCGACGTAATCTTCCATCATCCTCGGAGAGATCTGTGGCTCCACTGGCTGAGGGGGATATGGCGGTCCGCCCACGCTCCTCCCGCTGAATCCAGGAGGGATTGAGGGTGGAGCCGGGCTGTTGGagaaattctgcattttttccccccgaattcagatttaaaaaaggaaaaaaatctgtgagTGTAAATAGAAGGGAATGCTTCAGACTGAAAAACTGGCAGGCTTATGGCAGTAACCATGAAGAGAGTCAACAGCCTGgcaggaaaacaagaaatggTAAAAACTATACATTTATATCACAGATATCGAAATATCCTCCTCTGGAGTTATTTGTGGAACTCTTTGTAGGTTTATCAGTGACCAGTCAAGCTCCGAAACCCCAAAAAACAGTTCATGTTCAGCGTGACTGTTGATTGTTTGCTAATCTCCAAAGTTTTCAGGAGATATGCAGAGATGCATTAGTTCATTTCCAAAAAGCGGAATTTGTTTGGCACAGTGAAAGAAGTATCATGGACTTCCACATGGCCCGCAGGGATTTTCTTCATACGGATAAACTCCACAGACGATCTaatccaaaagtaaaaattcaaaacttcagaaacaaaagtttgttGCTCTGCAAGTTGCTCTGTTGCAGTGATCCTTTAGCTCCTTCTTGTGTGTGACTGTCTGTGGATTTGACTCACACCTGTGTGACACAAAACCCACCCGGAGAGAATCAAGAAGTCTAAACAGTGATCCTCATTAATCATTCCAAAAAGCAAAGTCTCCATGGATAGCCTAGTCAGCTGTTGGGTGCcagatgaaa from the Gambusia affinis linkage group LG19, SWU_Gaff_1.0, whole genome shotgun sequence genome contains:
- the tcf20 gene encoding transcription factor 20 isoform X3; the encoded protein is MQNFSNSPAPPSIPPGFSGRSVGGPPYPPQPVEPQISPRMMEDYVGMQQQSIHRGHHHPSQASHMLAYGVRNRGALEPPPTQGNVHAGNNNNPYRKEAMEFYFSMGGKDRHRRGGMGYGGSFGYPGIDGHIPHQYRHPGSSSVTSSGLMSPYPVDYGSSASSGGAAGAFSPSHQYNMNQNPVMQSVPGSQMQQRQHGQSFPPVHQAQQQRSYPHSGHRMTPQYHYSPQGGASTGSSGMYSPPLQRYLDGAANSSFDPKVNSSPSVNTSSNSVSNTGTANNVGPVENVQQSYPASNYSGYLPQSHSLHKQATLQHRNSQHSLGVGFDGSLKMPHQGPSAGGIFAKHHQTSNPSIAQPSSQEIAKSPMHSNAQQTQMNQNFSPISNPSPAASAVHSPSCSSSPSPLMGVSEALGNASNHGPPMSSTRSGHGHSRLLQTAPQLSPTPNSNSSVSSCGSSGSHKAHSLSAVGGSSLPPVGRNKMSQGSREEGSSVYSTSSLDRMQDAGLNSLNALSSQVANLPNTVQHMLLTDTVFSHKKRDGGQAPHAAHCVPPSQPRSRNLSAASSGSTVKDARAGDGAEEDSTLLPVGVPSGTKVEPEEQLAEGDRGRARQVSGASTGSEVMSYNPTQTQPGQACNVKILVPESQSKEAAETKTKETNIPSSAASPSSEGSLTVHSAPPVSSSPSSSSNIPPATTQNCVPETGLAYNDHRGGEIKKESEATAEKIQKVSSQMQQDGGVSAKNGQEKKSMLHSESKSQSKKEEEKQALEEQQNISSVGVIVSSHTDKSKHPQDNCVEERMPLSYSKEATSHNGDEGVDLSLYSSHHQKSNSGRSPNPPQTASHKYSYPESTYGSDLSMKNRVRAGTGSVMETNPRLFGYQLSQVGYSHVHPKDGSSSGVEMLVKRGHGAGSKAQDENSQMQQFPSLLQEVLQGYNLDKRYGRPEQTFPARHQAPQQFPSRHPLDIPEGLSYSAQIVKTTNQKHGSDPDFATDTQSLVKSEVSNAKILQNAEKPDMGVSQSHLVQTVDSQQPPAKHINLSDYSMPQRKTLSNVQELLLQEPEPLTLTSQTEPQKSGSTLAPSERRSVICDVSPNRRSTPEREREGGKQKEREKSQSAASVIQQPFSSPAAPSDLSKKDVIEKQVKMEMVHKESGNSQNENNGSQSEAEYHSKPPHLSSGVSADPYRRGTVDITPMPSHPVSMTALTSPTRHHSYLHGVDLSSGSSATFPYQYGDSREDNVMSRSNLQFSSHHPFHHLPPQSQSTSKLQMYPHARGPPHPPHDMSEWVKAINRPPKDMMMMQHGSSPGRHKVNQSEQRQRLIPPTDIQVEHTSKTQSVHHQNPYYDMKIWESTHPRREGARMMEGDTYYRAQPPPPPLPGPPPLASHSHVPTQLTHSHNAVKSEVSRGATEEARHTCPPPPSISSKPPSDTNTAQPQRPTKTGGSGDTNPLILRRRVRSFISPIPAKRLLQDAPQQRATTNSHHSPGAQSEPSHHNDDDSSTTEVPCPRLSSPQPGENSFLQPLSPSGGNTKVLAARKGRGLKLEAIVQKITPNIKKPAAPTDDESNHYPGFLHSDIPVFNESQDQDLANFPRVAGGEDSYMDESHSLNNMIPFRGVDETGPLPTSSFPCESHQSSQVKQQDFDFGLGATVASASGDKEDFALLGPLPPPPPLPRPVQGSPPPSSSALSDIQHFTNTYQQLETRRGEQSAANLLRQKLQESGMGFEDYPGSDYYGTTPPHQGHMLNRQHQMSSGRSSLSPTDSKPLENVVPKGYFPSGKKKGRPVGSVNKQKRAQTQVPVQAQAQIQPQSTALSVPPVPTTPPPPTPAPASTPPATQTPSSTSTPTIPTLSENTNTPPTAPSVLTQVVKADVESEDTQPETEAKQVRCRRRGVKVDGEALEARGRQRRRRRAPVPAAPPISKDEPDAPLGAMGSFSTNRGCPDPNRKGLFIPHIHVEKKIPEIGAVCTIVNAEDDKMKGERSAAGGKAGGVGIDSLLTSALSSQLSRRDRELEKRETDEVETTLQSGKALPSSGYVVTGSVITETNHSGRLLCCLCQKWANYKHLGDLYGPYYPAEYAAKLPKNQPQIRQCQPATGPNKTGPNLDTNALSTPQVTPTQFAQFNRPSSENDNFCSNPAERTAFTAPTEEMMMMMYMPGKLSNKTPLIWEKNPDLRPIPELKREPDLEDDQQQQQAQKQQPQQLTDDTQQRPQHRKLTSHPRFKRRHKSSEDSPRMVPSNSKASLPFQPPPPALDSLGPLAQLAQLPQMPMDPEELWVHEGCIVWTSGVYLVNGRLYGLQEALDGARETSCSFCEMVGSTLGCYSKGCTLRYHYLCAIEADCSLNEDNFSLRCPKHKFTQSIRPAKPVYVEQSERG